A stretch of Castanea sativa cultivar Marrone di Chiusa Pesio chromosome 2, ASM4071231v1 DNA encodes these proteins:
- the LOC142623366 gene encoding ferritin-like catalase Nec2, with protein MALTATSTATITTLLISLFFLPKIYSSEFTIDHHHIAKADVDLLEFPLNLEFFEAEFFLYGALGYGLDKVAPNLTKGGPTPLGAKKANLDHFTQDVILQFAYQEVGHLRAIQKVVKGFPRPLLDLSKESFAKTVDAAIGKKLSPPFDPYYSGVHFLLASYLIPYVGLTGYVGTIPKLKAPSSRRLVAGLLGVESGQDAVIRAYLYEHAKEIVSPYGITVGEFTNRFSELRDRLGHQGRKDEGLVVPLAEGAEGKINGNVLAGDADSVAFDRTAEEILRIVYGSGDEKKPGGFYPKGGNGRIARSHLL; from the exons atggCACTAACTGCTACTAGCACAGCCACCATCACCACTTTACTAATCTCCCTCTTCTTCCTCCCCAAGATTTATTCTTCTGAATTCACCATAGACCATCACCATATTGCAAAAGCAGACGTGGATCTTTTGGAATTTCCTCTAAATTTAGAATTCTTTGAAGCTGAATTCTTTTTGTATGGCGCTTTGGGTTATGGCTTAGATAAAGTTGCTCCAAATTTAACCAAGGGAGGTCCAACACCCCTTGGCGCTAAAAAGGCAAATTTAGATCATTTTACCCAAGATGTTATCCTGCAATTTGCTTACCAAGAAGTTGGACACTTGAG GGCCATTCAAAAAGTCGTTAAAGGATTTCCAAGACCATTATTAGACTTAAGTAAAGAATCATTTGCAAAAACAGTTGATGCTGCAATAGGGAAAAAGTTGTCCCCACCTTTTGATCCTTATTACAGTGGAGTTCACTTCCTCCTTGCATCTTACCTTATTCCTTATGTTGGACTTACTGGCTATGTTGGaacaattccaaaactcaaagcCCCTAGTTCTAGAAGG CTTGTTGCAGGCCTTTTAGGCGTGGAATCAGGCCAAGATGCTGTTATTCGAGCATACCTATACGAGCATGCAAAGGAGATAGTGTCGCCATATGGAATAACTGTGGGAGAGTTTACAAATCGCTTTTCAGAACTAAGAGATAGGCTTGGACATCAAGGTCGCAAAGATGAAGGCCTTGTGGTTCCTCTAGCTGAAGGTGCTGAGGGAAAGATCAATGGAAACGTGCTTGCTGGAGATGCAGACTCTGTTGCATTTGACAGGACCGCGGAAGAGATATTGAGGATTGTGTATGGCTCTGGTGATGAGAAAAAACCCGGTGGATTCTATCCAAAAGGAGGCAATGGTCGCATTGCCAGATCTCATCTACTTTAA